The Helianthus annuus cultivar XRQ/B chromosome 16, HanXRQr2.0-SUNRISE, whole genome shotgun sequence genome includes a window with the following:
- the LOC110932139 gene encoding replication protein A 70 kDa DNA-binding subunit E-like: MEVAKVSMLNDLNTFSNNYSIRVKIVSMSRKMMNQNKNETYHLDMIFMDEMGTMIQASYLHKMLERFKGFLQLDQCLLITKPSLTANKSSAKYTNRNDKISLYFYTSVEKYLDWSGPKYSFNFVNLKDVVQNKIEVNWIGYVEVCFNLEDTTKKDGSKGKRLNLRVEDLEGQKCSVTLWDAFAIDMFAYMNDKKREKHVVILCHYGMVNLYKGKRGVANGFELSILFIDTDIEEISSFWKRYVEKISASSSSNEHVGSYVISSVEDEFLNNPDFMLIGFLGTILKTKKVLVLGTITAIYTDKLWYYNGCDHCKSSVEERFVTKENVDGSCDVDHTKALVCTNNKCEGVGIYSIPRFKIPIRVQDSSGTVSLTLFDYEAYKIFKKSAKELLVIEDQVVNSGEIPNPYPEIFDTLVGKKYAFIINVKDYNIEHQSESFDVPDSYSLSTPFDLMKDEMSCSGDKVKPVSKALVGNKNPSSEETKRPLMRTPLSDISNRSPLSDISNGNSS, encoded by the exons ATGGAGGTTGCAAAGGTTAGCATGCTTAACGATCTTAATACATTCTCAAATAACTATTCGATCAGAGTGAAGATTGTTAGCATGTCGAGGAAGATGATGAATCAAAACAAAAATGAAACATATCACCTTGATATGATCTTCATGGATGAGATG GGAACTATGATACAAGCCAGCTATTTGCATAAGATGCTAGAAAGATTCAAAGGCTTCCTTCAGCTGGATCAATGTCTTCTTATCACCAAACCGTCTCTTACTGCTAATAAGTCCTCTGCTAAGTATACCAACAGAAATGACAAAATATCTCTGTATTTCTATACTTCTGTTGAGAAATACCTTGACTGGTCTGGACCGAAATACAGTTTTAATTTCGTTAACCTCAAGGAtgttgttcaaaataaaattgaagtTA ATTGGATTGGTTATGTGGAAGTATGTTTCAATCTAGAGGATACAACAAAGAAGGATGGGAGCAAGGGCAAGAGACTTAATCTTAGAGTTGAAGACCTTGA AGGTCAAAAATGTTCGGTTACTTTGTGGGATGCTTTTGCTATTGACATGTTTGCTTACATGAATGATAAGAAACGAGAGAAACAtgttgttatcctttgtcatTATGGTATGGTCAACCTTTATAAAG GCAAGCGTGGAGTTGCAAACGGATTTGAGCTTAGCATACTTTTTATCGACACTGACATTGAAGAGATATCCTCTTTTTGGAAGCG GTATGTAGAGAAAATTTCTGCTTCATCTTCATCAAATGAGCATGTTGGTTCTTACGTTATCTCAAGTGTTGAAGATGAGTTCCTTAATAACCCTGATTTCATGCTTATTGGTTTCCTTGGAACCATATTAAAG ACAAAGAAGGTTTTGGTTCTCGGCACAATCACAGCCATATACACTGATAAGCTTTGGTATTACAATGGTTGTGACCACTGTAAGTCCAGTGTGGAGGAAAGATTTGTAACGAAAGAGAATGTGGATGGTTCATGTGATGTTGATCATACAAAAGCTTTGGTGTGTACAAATAATAAATGTGAAGGAGTCGGGATTTATTCTATTCCGCG CTTCAAGATACCTATCAGGGTGCAAGATTCTTCCGGTACTGTGTCTCTGACACTCTTTGATTACGAAGCTTACAAGATTTTTAAGAAATCTGCTAAAGAGTTACTTGTAATCGAAGATCAG GTTGTTAATTCTGGAGAGATACCGAACCCATATCCTGAGATTTTTGACACATTGGTTGGAAAGAAGTATGCGTTCATCATAAATGTTAAAGACTATAACATTGAGCATCAG TCCGAATCGTTTGATGTTCCAGATTCCTACAGTTTGTCTACTCCTTTTGACCTTATGAAG GATGAGATGTCATGCAGCGGTGACAAGGTTAAACCTGTATCCAAAGCACTTGTAGGCAATAAGAATCCCTCTTCTGAAGAAACAAAAC GTCCTCTTATGAGAACTCCTCTTTCAGATATCTCAAATAGATCTCCTCTTTCAGATATCTCAAATGGTAATAGCTCTTGA